A segment of the Candidatus Pelagisphaera phototrophica genome:
GATTTAATCACGGAGATGATTGCAAAACAACAGGCAGACCTCGTTGTGGAAGTCCTCAAGCAATATCCGAACGGAGCCACAAGCGCCACCGAGGTTGAGAGCATCCTTTCTCAAGTGATCGGTGATCCAGTCAAATTTAAGAAATGGTGGACCGCAACTAAGAAAATCCTGGCCAAAGATCCTCGAATCGCGGTCCCGCCGCGCAAAACCGGCATGTACGTCCTGCGGGACGAACCTGTCAGCATTGAGGACGAACTTTTGGAGGAGTACAATGCGACCCAATCCGCCAAACGGCGGGTAATCATCGCGGACAAGTTACTCGATGCGGTGACCGAAAATCCGGATATCAAAGAGCATCTTCCCGCCGTTCTTCATGGTTTAGCGACTGCCGTTAAAGAAAGTAACCAGCTTACCCCCGCGGAAAAGCTCAAGGGGGCTTGGATTCGCAATGATCTGGCTAAAATTCTCGAGGTAGACATTGCCGAGTTCGAACCGGCATTGGCAGATCTCGTAGGTGACATCGAAGGGCTCAATGAAATCCTAGATGACTTAGCGACCAATCTCCATACCCGAGCCTTAGAGCTCATCAAGGAGGCTCATCCAGCGGACTGGAAAGAAATTTCCTTCAGTCTGTTGAAGTCCAGCAGTGGGAAACTCACAACTGACTGCGTCAACTTCCTTTTGCTGAACGGTTTCGATCAGGATCTTCTCGAAACGTTCGAGCGCTGGCAGACCGAGCAGAACCTGAAAGAGCCCGTTCTGCTCTGGATCGTGAAAAATCGGAATTCCCGCAAGTTCGGAAATCTGGTTCGACCAATGATCAAGCCTCGCCTGCTCAATGCTATTTTCTATGCGATCGACTATGAGGCACTTCAAATTGTGACTTCCCGACGCATTCCTCTGGCTGATATCCTCAGCGAAGATACGGAGCTCATTCCAGACCTGCTCGCTGAAGCGGATTCGGAAACCGCACGGGACCTCGCCAACAATCTCTTGCTCAACCAAGGTTTTGAGGAATTAACGAAAAAGTCTCTGCTCGCTCGATTCATTAAGATATTCCCTGCCGTTCAGTCATTGCTGGAAACGGGTGCGGAAACCAGAGCGACCGGGCTCATAGTTTCCCGCGAAAGCTACGACAAGGCTGTGGCCGAGTACGACGATCTTGTCACCAAGCAGATTCCTGAAAACAGTAAAGCCATCGGCGTCGCACGCGAACATGGTGACTTGAAAGAAAATTCTGAATACAAGATGGCCAAGCAAGATCAGTCACTGTTGCTTGCACGACGCAACAAGCTTGAGATGGATCTGCAACGAGCAAAAATCACCGACTTTAGCGAGATCGGAACCGAAACGGTAGGCATCGGTAGCATTGTCAATCTCCTCGATGAAACGACCAATAAAGAGATTACTTATACCATTCTGGGGGCTTGGGACAGCGATCCGGAAAAGGAAGTCATTTCCTACAAAACGCCTCTCGGTGCTGCTCTGCTCGGCAAATCTCCTAGGGACGAAGTCGAACTTCATATCGAGGGAGTCGATAGCTTGCTAAAGATCATCTCAATCCAGCGTTTCGTTGACCAAGTCGCCAAGTAGAAAATCCACTGCCAAATCATTTTTCCCAAGCCGCGGTCCTCCAAAGGGATCGCGGTTTTTCTTGCTTGAATTGTTCGGGTCGAGTCCGTCTGAAGCGTTTTTTCCTTCTTATAATTACATTCTTAATTTTTACTTTCCCCATGAAACTGGCTTGGGATACTCTCAAAATCTTGGCAGAGCCCACACGGCTGCGTATTTTGGGGCTGTTGAGCCAGGAAGAGTTATCGGTCGCTGAACTACAAGAGGCTCTCAACATGTCGCAATCGCGGATTTCATCACAACTGGCCATTTTGAGACAATCTGAACTCGTCGTAGATCGGCGAGACGGGAAAAAGAATTTCTACTCAATCAAGACGTCACTTGAACAATGGGAGGCAGAACTGATTGAGGCTGCCATTAACTCTGTTTCAGGTTCCCCCGAACTCATCGAAGATAATGAGAATCTGGAACGAGTAATCCAGAAGCGCCGCAAAATCGCAGAAGAGTACTTTAACTTGATCGCTGGCAGGCTCGGCAAGAACTACTGCCCTGGACGTTCATGGGAAGGCATTGGCCATATGCTGTTGCATCTGGTTCCGAAAGTAGTCGTGGCTGATCTCGGAGCAGGTGAAGGAATGATTTCCCAGCTAATCGCGAGACAGGCCGAACAGGTCTATTGCATCGACAACTCCCCCAGGATGGTCGAGGTCGGGAAGGAACTCGCGGAAAAAAACCAACTGGAGAATCTCCAGTATTTGCTGGGTGACATCGAAGCCGTCCCGCTCGACGACGCGTCAGTGGATATCGCCTTGCTAAGCCAAGCCCTCCATCACGCCAATCGCCCAGAGAAAGCAATCGAGGAAGCCTATCGAATTACTAAACTGGGCGGCAGAGTTGTGATTCTCGACTTGAAGGAACACACATTCGAGAAGGCTCGAGAACTATACGCAGACAACTGGTTGGGATTCTCCGAAAAAAAGCTGCATTCTTGGCTAAAAGGAGCCAGCTTTGAGAATGTTGCCGTATCGGTCGTGTCCAAAGAATCGGGCGAGCCTGGTTTCGAGACCCTTCTAGCTACCGGTATCAAAAGATAGCTGTGCTGTTTTTTAGATAGTGGTCGCAATCTTGTCCTTAATAGAGGGACGCCATTCGCTCTTCATAAAACACCAGCAGATTTCCATAAATAGTTGTGCTGTCCGAATCGGACAATGCCATTTCCGCCAGATCTTTCGCCTCCTTGAGCGTCATGCTTTGCACAACAAACTTCACGTT
Coding sequences within it:
- the greA gene encoding transcription elongation factor GreA, which produces MNEEAVLELITRKPELKPAKAKLESMQPGRYCIHQSWGFGQIKEYDAASSKLIIDFEGKEGHRMDPGFCVVTMQVLPPEHLLARKETEPDLITEMIAKQQADLVVEVLKQYPNGATSATEVESILSQVIGDPVKFKKWWTATKKILAKDPRIAVPPRKTGMYVLRDEPVSIEDELLEEYNATQSAKRRVIIADKLLDAVTENPDIKEHLPAVLHGLATAVKESNQLTPAEKLKGAWIRNDLAKILEVDIAEFEPALADLVGDIEGLNEILDDLATNLHTRALELIKEAHPADWKEISFSLLKSSSGKLTTDCVNFLLLNGFDQDLLETFERWQTEQNLKEPVLLWIVKNRNSRKFGNLVRPMIKPRLLNAIFYAIDYEALQIVTSRRIPLADILSEDTELIPDLLAEADSETARDLANNLLLNQGFEELTKKSLLARFIKIFPAVQSLLETGAETRATGLIVSRESYDKAVAEYDDLVTKQIPENSKAIGVAREHGDLKENSEYKMAKQDQSLLLARRNKLEMDLQRAKITDFSEIGTETVGIGSIVNLLDETTNKEITYTILGAWDSDPEKEVISYKTPLGAALLGKSPRDEVELHIEGVDSLLKIISIQRFVDQVAK
- a CDS encoding ArsR/SmtB family transcription factor, which gives rise to MKLAWDTLKILAEPTRLRILGLLSQEELSVAELQEALNMSQSRISSQLAILRQSELVVDRRDGKKNFYSIKTSLEQWEAELIEAAINSVSGSPELIEDNENLERVIQKRRKIAEEYFNLIAGRLGKNYCPGRSWEGIGHMLLHLVPKVVVADLGAGEGMISQLIARQAEQVYCIDNSPRMVEVGKELAEKNQLENLQYLLGDIEAVPLDDASVDIALLSQALHHANRPEKAIEEAYRITKLGGRVVILDLKEHTFEKARELYADNWLGFSEKKLHSWLKGASFENVAVSVVSKESGEPGFETLLATGIKR